The sequence gtcttcgtcctcgctggACGGGCGGTGACGCGCCTCATGCTGAGGCAAGCCGTCGCATCGGCCGAAGAATCCTTCAAGAAATTCCGACCCAATGTCATTGTGGCCTcgtccctcggcgccgtcgtctgcctgcaAATGGACATCCCGAAGCTTCCATTGGTAAGCTGAGGTGCCCGCTGGGCCATAGAAAGTCATCTCTGCATATTTCGCACCGCACGGAGACATCCGAGTATACAGGATGAATCCTCGTTGAGGGCGGACGATTTCGAGGCATATCTGTGCAAGCAGACTCGCGAGCAGACTGCGTGGTGCATCCGTGTCGCCAAGCACCTTAACTCCACCTTGACGCCATGTGGTGGTCTGACGAGTTTGTTTCTCTGAGCGTGCGCCATCCGGAGCCCAGCTAGGCAAGGCAGCtccagcgtctgcgtgtTCAGTAGGCATGTGCGCATCAGACTGTGTAGAAGGATGCATGCGAAGGGAGTGCGGCGGCTTGTGCGTCTGTGGGTAGCCCCGATTCAGAGTGCGTCGTTGGGTGTCTTACCAATGAGTACCAGGGGGCGCGTTTGCTTGCTTTGTCGGTATTCAGCTACTTCTCAGTCCGGCGTTGGATCAGTATTACCGCTACATGCATCTGAAGCCGTACGTGTCCATCGCGGAGTATCCCTACGTAATCATTGTGCATGGCAGTGTAGATGAAAGCATCCCTCTGGACGACTCCATTCGACTTATCGAGACGTGCGAAGTGGGCAGATGCAGGTTGGAAGTCGTCGATGACGATCACAAATTGTCGTCTTTAACAGCCGCGGATTACAAGTAAGTCCTTGCGTGCGGGCTCAGCGAGGCTTGGCGGATTTCCCAGTCTTGCGGCTCGGAGGCGCAATTCGGAATGCCTTCATTGTTTGTTGTCTGGCTGTGACTCACGTAGGCCGATCTATCAGGTTGCGCAAAGCGATGTATTGCTTCTTTTACAACATTTCCTTGTACCTCCCTATTTCGCTCTGAGAGACGCTCGACCCGTGTGCACCATTGTCGGGTTTACGTATCCGCGGTGGCTTCCATTCTCGCTCGTTTCCGCGCCAGTCTCTTTGTCCGTCTGGGGCATTTCCTGCAGACGCCTTTACTCGAAGTTCCACTTTGGTCAACAGCGTATTTTGTGACTAGCTCCTTGTCTTTACTAGCGAGCCGGCACCCGTATCTGTAGCAAGCCGCGTCTCTATGTTCAGCTCGTCGTGCTTCGTAGCTTTCTCCAACCGTGTTTGCCCTAAAGTGTCACAGTCCGCTCCTCGAGTGCGTTGATGCCTCGTATGAGACATTCCGTCTCTCCATGGGCATAGCCCCTTACGCATCTCCGTCTGGATTGTGCGGTCCTGTTTTTGGCACGAAGGAATCGCTTTGTGCCATACAATCTTCGTTGTTTAACCGATATCTGCATGTCCGCCAGGCGGTGGGTCGAGGAGGCGTTTGAGCGCGGCCGTGATGTCGTCATCaagcagagcgaggcgggcaACAAATCTGTGGACCCCACGTTGTTCGTGATGTCGGGAGAGAATTAGACGTCGAGCTCGCCCGGCTGAATGCATGTAGAGCCAGGTGCCGCCGTCTGATACATTTAGCCCCGTTAAAATGCCTTGGGAGTTCGTAGAGATAACGTGCGTCACTATTCTCTCAAGTCTTCGTACCTGGTTTACTCGGCGACGATAGCTCGGAGGCGAAAAGTGTCGCATGCATTTAGTGGCGTGCTTCTCTGAAGGTACCCAGCTCCCGTTTACGTACCAGCATGCACATTCCCAACGAGCAGAGCTAGGATCACATAAAAGACGTTTGTGGCAGCCCTGCAGTCACAACGTACTTGCATCCGGATCTTCGAGATGGCAATAAGCTCCGAAACCTTCTCAGCATGCCTATTCCCCGCGGCATCGCTCTTCTGTTCTCTGTGCCTGTAGATGGGTCCATACCATCGTATCTACCTTTGTGGCATACGCGCGTATGTAGTTTCGGCCGATCTATATTTGAATGGGAGTCCTCGTGTATAGTGCGACTGTCTCTCGCGGGTCGTGAGCGATGAGGGTCCCTCTAGCTCTAAGTAGGCACGGCGCCAAGAGCTATAGAGGGCTCTGTTGTCGCGCTCTTCGTGCTGTCGTGTTTGTGGTCGCTCGGCACTGTATCAAACTTGTATGGCGAAGCCCCTTTAGGTAGACGCACTGCTCAATACGATGTGTACTTTGCGGATGTGTAAGTACAAACAAACTGAAAGGCTAGCATTTACCATGTTTCTTGACGGGATGAGCAGCATGTCGCTAGCATGGCTGTCCAAGCATACGGGTAGTTGTGAAGTGACTTTGGAAGCCATAATTTCCAGGCACTCTTCAAGGTCTTTTGCGTCTGTGGTTTCTGGCAGTGGTGGCGCTTTTACTCACGTGTAGAGCACGACATAGTGTCGCCTGACTCGCATCAAGGCTGGTGTATCAGCCTTGTTTGCTAGTGGACTGTCCCGTTCATAGGAAGGCAGTCGAAGCCGATTGTGTTGTGCCGTCGATCTTAAATATTACAAGCGTGCAGAACTGCCATGTGTGACGAAGAGCGCaattgtatatatatatatatatatatatgtatgcatatgcgtTCAAAGACAGATGCATGTTCGCGCGAGACCAGCAATGTGGCCAACTGCGGAAAGACGGTCTCGCAGCATCCCTTTTCTTCAAGCCGCTTGTTCGAAAGCCACCGTATCGATACGTGTATCGGCATGTCGCATTACGACTACGGACGCGTGTCGAGGTGATGCATAAGAAGAACGGATGTCGTGTATACGGCCTCCTTTGTTACAGTTACATATGATGTCTGTAGTTTTCATATCGAGAGGCTTGGCGAAAATTCGTGATCCAGCTCAAGGACTATATCCAAGGGCAAGTGCTGGACCGGTCTGAAGTTttcgcatgcgcagaggcagggCGCCTGTAGTTCGCACAACACTGCGTGGAGAATTCTCGTATCTATCTTGTTTCCAACGTAGCAAGAAAGCAGCCAGATGGTGACAGCAGCTGAAAAGCGACGATCAACCCCGCTTGGGAGCCTTCGCGCTGTTCTGGACTGGCTTTGTTATACGTCATAAACGGTATGCACACAATGTGTCACGCAGCTCCACATTGCAGAAGATCAGACAACAAACTGAATCACCGCTTTCCTTCCGCAGGGGTAATGGCTGTCGAAGGCGCTTCGGTACCAACGATGCGCTTGCAGCCCACGGCACGTCAGAAAACAGGACGTGAACGATGCGAAGCTGAATGCCGCGTAAGTGTTGCACGCAATGGCATACCCCATCCACTCACAAATCTCACAAAAGTAGTTTGCGCACGAAACGTAATCGAACCAAAGGCCAGGGGGGATTTTGTAAGGAGACATGACTGCGGGTTTCCGCACGCGCCGTCGATCAGTGAAGTCTTGATGAGTGTCACAGCACGACTGACGCTGGTGCCTACCGCGTTTGCCACGCACGGAAAAGGTCAGAGGCGTGCATTCTCTCATCATCatctgcagcgtctgctcTGGTGGGTAGCTTCATGGAAACAGTGTCTGAACGAATGTTCACTGACATTCCCCAGAGGAAGTCATCACCCGACTATAAGCCGCCCAAGGGCGCATACATCGGCAGCGGATGCCAGAGGAGCGTGGAAGGTTTCGGCGTTGCCAAAAAACCTCCGGTTGATTCCCCAGAGATAGAACAAGCCACGTTCCTCACGGGCATAGTCGGAGGAAACGACGCTCAGGATACCATTGCACACGCAGAACGCGGCTGCCATCAAGGACAAGACCAGAGGCATGCTACTACCTATATGGTGTTTCGTATGCATTTGCACACGAACAGGATAATTAGAGATCGATGAGCATAGTGAAGGGTgaagagcagcagcaggatcGAGTTGATCAGATGACCTATGTGGGTATCATGCACACACATGACAGATAGGTAGAATTCAGTCACTCGTGAACGGGACAGCTAAAAATGGACGCGTCCGTCAACGCTGCCTTGACGGCGAGGTCACAGCTGTGAGAGGCGAAAATGTAGACGCTCGTGCatcgcgcagcctcttccACCGCCATGCGCGCTTGGTCCTATTTCATCCACTAATTGGAGACGTGTATCACACGCACCACGTGTGCATAGTTCTGTATCTATACAGACCTTCGCGTGGCCACGGAATCACAGGTGAGCGACTCTGAGATATGTGTATCCAGGCAGAAATCAGGATGTCTCGAAAATTTACGTGTACGTGTTCAGCTATGCTTTGTACGCGGCTAATTGGAGCATGAGCAAGCAAAGCGAACCGCTGGTTGCACGCGGTAGCTTAGTCAGAGGGATATTAGGAAAGAGACTGCTGTCAACTGGAGATCACCTTTGCGTATGTGAAATTGGGCCGCGAGCTGCTTACCACTACAACCTCCTGCATAAATCAGGATGGCGAGAGGGATCAACAGTGATGGGGACTCCTGCATTATCCATGCGACGCTATGGGGAACATCAGGGCCCCGACGTCTTCTGGTGTTCTCGCCTTCCAGCTTTCCCCAGCTTCCCGTGCGCCGCTCCACGATTGGAATGAGGTCCCCAGACACACGCAAACGCCACATCATAATATAATTTTGCCTACAgccatatacatatatatatatatatatacatacggACATGCACAGTTACAATTAGCCATGCGCACGAGCAGCAGCATGAAGTTTCTGTTTTCACTTGGCTGGATACCTGCGGATTACTCGGCCGCTGTTAGACGTAGAGCTATTGTTTATTAGACAACACAACGGCCTTTTTTTTCCTCTCACTGATCGCAGTGCCACTTGTCCTACGCCAGCTGGCGGAAGGGCCCCAGCGTAAGTTGCCTTGCATCCGCGTATACGGCCTGTCTGCGCACGAGTCTGCATTTAGAAGCCCGTACGTTTATGGATGCTCAGGAAGTTATGCATAGCCGTGCGTAAACATCGATGTCTTTCCACACCGAAGACATGTGCGATGTACTCACTTGACCCACGTCTAGCCTAAGACTGTGAGGAGCCCGAAAGCTGCCAGCCCCAGGGCAGCCCAGGAGAGGCAGTTGTCCATGCATGTTTCTTTTCAGGTCTGCTGATGGAGATGCATCGAGGTAAGGGAAGGAAAACGAACACAAAAAAAAACTCAGACACAGCTAATGCGACGCCTGCCACCGCCACGTGAGCGGCAGTGCCATGGGGAACCGACTTGGAAGCGCAGGGACAAGCCCTCAGAATGCAAAACTGGTGCGCGGCTGTCTGTCACGCGACCTCAGCATATACAGTAGCACACCACAGAGCACACTGTTACAAGAGATATAGCCGAACTTGGCGACTGCCGGTAACTCATACACACACAGCTCGTTTGGTGAACGACATAGCGAAGATAGAACAGGATGAAGACGCCAGGTGCGCCTTTTGTGGGAGCAGATGTCACGAATTACACTCGAAATAGAGAATTCGCCACTTGCCACGATCACTGTTCAAGCCACGATCCCTGCCACACGGAATTGATGTCTCAGACGCAAATGCTTGCAAAGCTCCGCCTGTGCCTGTccgccagcaggcggcggtACGATTTGCCTTCACGGTATCAAAGTAGCCGTCATTGTGTAACCTTTCTTGGAAAAAGCCTTTTTTGGTCATCACACGTCACTACAAGGACACTGCTTTTCAATACTGACATAGAGCCTTCGTGACCTCAGTGTTTCTTCACACGAAAAGCCTCAAAAACTGGAAGGAAAACTACTCGCCAGTGCCGTGACGCTTGCCTCTCAGGCCTTCCTTCCTCGGCCTTGCTCAGTCCCTTGCAAACCAAGATACTCCGGACTTACCGCTGGTGACTCAGCGTTTTCTCATTCAGGTGGCTTGCCTATCGGCTATTTTTCTAAAGCTCAACTTCGACAAGcctcactgcgtacttagcACGGCCGCTGAAAGCGAGCGGTAACACAAAACTGGAGAGATGTGTATTGCATATCCTCAATTCACGACTTGTGTAAGAACTTGAAGGAAACGGTCAAAACGCCTACAATAACGCGTGACCTCAGTGGCGGAGTTACCGTGGTGAAATGCTATTTATGCGGCATCGCAGGTGACATCTCATGCAGGAGGGCCATAttcctcgcttccgcgtTTTACTGCATGAGAAAAGTACAAGTTAACTTGCAGAGAGTGCGTCTTGTCAGATATTTGTGATGCACTCGTGTGCGTTGTTTAAAGGTGCGGACGAGCCGACCGCCATACACGCTAGTTGCAACACGGATACCGCCACGCAACTTGCTGAACGACGGCATGCTCGGACGAGAACATGGCTCCTGCGGGTCACGGCGCGTTGTGCGTTTGTGATGGATGGGCATATACAATGGTTTTGAAAGTTGTGTGTTCGAGGGAGATTGTGCGGTGTTTGGTTCAGCCTCGGTGCACGGGGTGCCGGCCAGTACTTGGAAATAAAAGCGAGAATTCAGCTTGAGAAAAAAAGCATTGTATGTAACCTACCAGAGGGATTCAGCCGTGCGTATTCTTCTGGTCATGCGCCGCACACCGTCTCGTATGCATacaagagaaaaaaacggacCTAGTACTACGGACACCCCCTAAACGCGGAGTGAACCACTGGACAGGCATTACGAATTTGTGAAGAGCGTTCTCTCGCCAAGGAACTACGAACCCGTAACGTGCCGGAGAGGCTGTCGGGAAGAATCACGGAACTCGACTGGCTATTTGCATATCTTACGGAATGATGACTGCGGTGATTGTACTACTATCGGGTCCACTttggcgtcgccttcgtcgacCCACGGCGGACCAAGCGACCAAACGGAACATCGGCTGTCTTTCCCGCGGAAAAATGGATGGAAAAAGGACATTCTTCCGTGCCGATATCTGCTTTCGTTGGAATGTTTCAGTCGCTGGCTCTCTTTTCCCTTTTTCAGAAAGAGAGCTCTCTTCTGCATTGTGAGCGTGTGCACATCTTTGCAATTTGCTTCTGCATGCCAGCGGGCGCGTTCTTGTAGCCGACCCTTCTGAGCAGAGGAACTTTTTCCGGTGTGAAGAGACTTCACGATCAGCTTCACCTGCCCGTTACTGTTTTGTCCGTTGGATAAAGTGGCTTCCAGCAGACTCATCACACTCATAGGGGCGATATACTCGACGACACGCATCAAAAACGAGGCTAGGACTtcctctgtgtgtgtgtgtgtgtgtgtgttgctGTTTCAACCAGCgtcacgcatgcatgcgcgtcgaaGGCAGCGAGCCATTTTTCCTTTGTTTGAAAAACGCCCGGACTGTTAGCTCACTTTTCCAGATGTGCACACCACAGAAGATGCGTAGAAGTGTGTGTTGCATGGGAGTGGGAAATCTGCGAAAACGCGAGCGAGTCAGCGGCGTGTGTGCGCCCttgcgccgcagctcctctAGCTTCCACCTGAGCGCCGTGCTACGAGCGTTTGCAGAcagaagacagaggaagTCCCAGCCTCGTCATTTATGCGTGTCGTCGAGTATACGGACTGACTGGCGAATAAGTGCATGCTCAAAAAGGCAGCAGGCACATagccgcgaaggccgaagGGTTGATGACGATAGAGACGGGAAATGAGAACTTGGCGAGGCTGTCGATCACTTCCGCATTCTGAGAGTTCTCTGGCTTCTTGCATCGTAGAACATTTATGTTTAGGAGCCAACAGTTTAGAACCCCACCTCAATGACAGACTGATCAGGGGAGTGCCCAGCACGGGCTACGCGCCAAAGTTCTTCCCGACTTCTTCCGCGTTGTGTTCCTTCGTACTGTGTCGTCTCTTCtgctccgcgtcttcctccggcTGCCGCTTAATTGTTCCTTTCCTCACTCTGTCCAtctcttttctcctcgtcgctctccagTCTGTCTTCACGATGCTGCGGGAGGTCGCGCGCTCGAGTGTCGTCACACTCCTCGCTGTGGCAGCGATCTTCCTTCCCtcgttcctcctcttcggaaACGTTTCGCTCTGCCTTTCCCTGcctttctttctcgcgcttctctttGTCTACTGCATGCAACTCACGACGTTGTGTGTCTGGTCGGAATCCTCAAAGTCTTCCCTTCTCTCAAGCTCGCGGGCTGGAAATACCGGTCTTCTTTCGAAAACTCGGAGATTTTTCTTTCCTTACCAATTCGACGGTCGCCACGTCTTGATCACTGGCGGCTCCAAGGGCATCGGCCTTGCTCTCGCGCTGGCCTGCGTaaagaaaaacgcgaaagTTGTTTCTCTTATCGCGCGCACGCAGTccgcgctggaggctgcTCAGGCAGCATGCCTGCAAGAAGCCAGAAAACATAACTGCGCACTCGCAGTGCAGATTCTCTCAGCAGATCTGGCTGATGCCTCCAAGGTGCAGGCCACGATGGAAGAGGCAATGAATCTCAAGGTAAGGACggtcggcgctgcgcctgctcccTGATTTGCGACTGCGCCAATGTGGAGCTGTGAAGCGAGCCGTCTGTACAATAAACGCGCACCCTCGTGGTCACACGAGGATTTCCCTAGGGGCTCACAA is a genomic window of Besnoitia besnoiti strain Bb-Ger1 chromosome IV, whole genome shotgun sequence containing:
- a CDS encoding hypothetical protein (encoded by transcript BESB_056850) codes for the protein MSSDELARAQSRASTSGPDDPEKGPFPAEKAGGAAEPEGSGNLPIRIMYLHELQAFPDATTETLMSEAFGKDRVIVPKFQSKRIMTWFTLAFALLLLLMFAAVVVAFANKSSGAGFLSLTAMIIVAVIVFVLAGRAVTRLMLRQAVASAEESFKKFRPNVIVASSLGAVVCLQMDIPKLPLLLLSPALDQYYRYMHLKPYVSIAEYPYVIIVHGSVDESIPLDDSIRLIETCEVGRCRLEVVDDDHKLSSLTAADYKRWVEEAFERGRDVVIKQSEAGNKSVDPTLFVMSGEN